A single region of the Acidobacteriaceae bacterium genome encodes:
- a CDS encoding folylpolyglutamate synthase/dihydrofolate synthase family protein gives MTYDEVLARLATMGPELRTGKAGVPRKWSLEHIRILLHALGDPHRGFRSVLIAGTNGKGSTAATLASILNAAGLRTGLYTSPHLLRVNERIRLSTGNPSQLTEISDADFALLFTLVDETAAKLVNEGELPYPPSFFELLTAIAFCFYAEQRIDIAVLEVGLGGRLDATNVVEPMVSIITDIGLDHVEFLGNTLRSIATEKAGILRQDGVLVTLSQHPEANAAIGEAAVALNVRGVDASRCLPPRGYLGTVSDSIDIKASPDSPWRNKYAISIDGKVIHVDSPLAGQHQQRNLALAIAAALELRANHRIEISNEAIEEGIRKTQWPGRLEWIRSSAGHAPVLLDVAHNPAGAWALRAALSQLAEEMPRTLIFSCLADKPIAEMAQILFPLFDASSADPTRGRDHILVTHIDSPRAARVEEILAVAERLEILAVSAPDAASAIRQAETITPAEGVIVATGSLFLVAEIRAQLLARSQ, from the coding sequence ATGACCTACGACGAAGTGCTGGCGCGGCTGGCGACGATGGGTCCCGAGCTCCGCACAGGCAAAGCCGGTGTGCCGCGCAAGTGGTCGCTGGAACACATTCGTATACTGCTGCACGCGCTCGGCGATCCGCATCGCGGGTTTCGCTCCGTGCTGATCGCGGGCACGAACGGCAAGGGCTCAACGGCCGCGACGCTGGCCTCGATCCTGAACGCAGCCGGCCTGCGCACCGGGCTTTATACATCGCCGCACCTCTTGCGCGTGAACGAGCGCATTCGGCTCTCGACCGGCAATCCATCGCAGCTTACTGAGATCTCCGACGCTGATTTCGCGCTTCTGTTTACGCTCGTGGATGAGACGGCGGCGAAGCTCGTGAATGAAGGCGAGCTTCCCTATCCGCCGAGCTTTTTCGAGCTTCTGACTGCGATTGCGTTCTGCTTCTACGCGGAGCAACGAATTGATATCGCCGTGCTCGAGGTTGGGCTGGGCGGCCGACTCGATGCGACCAACGTTGTTGAGCCGATGGTGTCGATTATCACGGACATTGGCCTGGATCATGTTGAGTTCCTGGGGAACACGCTGAGATCGATTGCCACAGAGAAGGCTGGGATTTTGCGGCAGGATGGTGTGCTGGTCACGCTGTCACAACATCCTGAGGCCAATGCGGCTATCGGCGAAGCGGCTGTAGCACTCAATGTTCGCGGTGTGGATGCATCGCGTTGCCTGCCGCCGCGAGGCTATCTGGGCACGGTCAGCGATTCTATTGATATCAAAGCATCTCCGGACTCGCCCTGGCGCAACAAGTATGCGATATCCATTGATGGCAAAGTAATTCACGTGGATTCCCCGCTGGCGGGGCAACATCAGCAGCGGAACCTGGCGCTCGCGATTGCGGCTGCGCTGGAACTTCGAGCGAATCATAGGATTGAGATCTCGAACGAAGCCATTGAGGAGGGGATTCGCAAGACGCAATGGCCGGGACGGCTGGAATGGATTCGATCCTCCGCGGGGCATGCGCCGGTTCTGCTGGATGTTGCGCATAACCCTGCCGGTGCGTGGGCGCTGCGGGCTGCGCTTTCGCAGCTTGCGGAGGAGATGCCACGAACGTTGATCTTCTCGTGCCTTGCGGACAAACCGATTGCCGAGATGGCGCAGATTCTGTTCCCGCTATTTGACGCGTCCTCTGCTGACCCGACACGCGGCCGCGACCATATCCTGGTCACGCATATCGACAGCCCACGCGCGGCGCGCGTGGAGGAGATCCTTGCTGTAGCCGAGCGGCTGGAGATTCTCGCCGTGAGCGCGCCGGATGCAGCCAGTGCGATCCGGCAGGCGGAGACGATCACGCCGGCAGAGGGTGTGATCGTGGCGACCGGCTCGCTGTTCCTGGTGGCGGAGATTCGCGCTCAACTGCTCGCCCGGTCACAATAA
- a CDS encoding class I SAM-dependent methyltransferase, with amino-acid sequence MDEARPSRTALRVAMRRAAHQLHDERPLVFEDPFAVRILPPEIRLELQRTPAASRKPFSAAMRAFMVCRARFAEDVLADGVREQGVQQALILGAGLDTFALRNPFSNLRVFEVDHPATQSWKRELLTAAELTVPDNLHFVPVDFERQSLRQQLLHAGFDFNVPTAIAWLGVVPYLTAEAFAASARVLGRLPAGSSLVFDYSLPREALPPVEQLMLDSLSARLAQAGEPFQIFFTPESLAEELARYNLAVVEDLDSPALNARYLAGRKDGLHLRGRAGRLCHAQVGAARETMNK; translated from the coding sequence GTGGACGAGGCACGGCCTTCACGCACCGCGCTTCGTGTGGCCATGCGGCGCGCGGCGCACCAGCTCCACGACGAACGCCCGCTTGTCTTCGAAGATCCCTTCGCAGTCAGGATTCTGCCGCCGGAGATTCGGCTCGAGCTGCAGCGCACACCGGCAGCATCGCGTAAACCGTTCTCCGCCGCGATGCGAGCGTTTATGGTGTGCCGCGCGCGGTTTGCAGAGGATGTGCTGGCTGATGGCGTTCGCGAGCAAGGCGTGCAGCAAGCGTTGATTCTCGGTGCCGGGCTTGATACGTTCGCGCTCCGCAACCCTTTTTCGAATCTTCGCGTGTTCGAGGTCGACCATCCTGCGACGCAATCCTGGAAGCGCGAACTGCTGACTGCGGCGGAGCTGACGGTTCCGGATAACCTGCATTTTGTTCCGGTAGATTTCGAGCGTCAGTCGCTTCGACAGCAGCTTTTGCATGCCGGCTTCGATTTCAATGTGCCTACAGCGATTGCATGGCTTGGTGTTGTGCCGTATCTCACGGCGGAGGCATTCGCTGCGAGTGCACGTGTTCTCGGCCGCTTGCCTGCGGGGTCAAGCCTGGTGTTCGATTACTCACTTCCGCGCGAGGCGCTGCCGCCGGTTGAGCAGCTAATGCTCGATTCGCTCTCCGCTCGATTGGCGCAGGCGGGTGAACCCTTCCAGATCTTCTTCACGCCAGAGTCGCTCGCCGAGGAGCTGGCTCGTTACAACCTGGCAGTGGTTGAAGATCTCGATTCGCCGGCGCTCAATGCGCGGTATCTTGCCGGCCGCAAAGACGGACTGCATCTGCGTGGGCGTGCGGGGCGGCTGTGTCATGCGCAGGTCGGGGCAGCTCGCGAGACAATGAACAAATGA
- a CDS encoding phytanoyl-CoA dioxygenase family protein encodes MAAVASLPELWSCGIHLDDEYVGLMRETQSTASIAHLQEQMQTDGYLLLRGLLDPQKVLAARRRVMQQLSDAGQLDPEKPMMDGVPRPGAKLYFQPELAQKNNPELQELLYAEDGELMSFFHRFLGGAVRHFDFTWLRCISPGPGTPSHCDIVYMGRGTRRLYTAWVPLGKADFETGGLMVLEGSHTNARLQQTYGQRDVDSYCENRTEDKARTSNGYNGFLSPDSNKVRRQLGERWLVAEYQPGDAVVFCMDLVHGGLDNRSNRLRLSSDSRYQLASEPVDERWIGENPPGHGSAGKRGRVC; translated from the coding sequence ATGGCTGCCGTGGCATCGCTTCCTGAGTTGTGGTCCTGCGGAATCCATCTGGATGACGAATACGTCGGCCTGATGCGAGAGACTCAGAGCACCGCGTCGATCGCCCATTTGCAGGAACAGATGCAGACCGACGGCTACCTTCTGCTGCGTGGCCTGCTTGACCCGCAAAAGGTTCTCGCCGCGCGACGCCGCGTAATGCAGCAACTCTCCGACGCCGGCCAGCTCGACCCCGAGAAGCCGATGATGGACGGAGTTCCCCGCCCCGGCGCAAAGCTGTACTTCCAGCCCGAGCTCGCGCAGAAGAACAACCCCGAGCTGCAGGAGCTGCTCTACGCCGAAGACGGCGAGCTGATGTCCTTCTTCCATCGTTTCCTCGGCGGCGCCGTGCGTCACTTTGACTTCACATGGTTGCGCTGTATCTCGCCTGGCCCTGGCACGCCGTCGCATTGCGACATCGTCTACATGGGCCGCGGCACGCGCCGCCTCTACACCGCATGGGTCCCGCTTGGAAAAGCCGACTTCGAAACCGGCGGCCTGATGGTCTTGGAGGGCAGCCACACCAACGCCCGCTTGCAGCAGACCTACGGACAGCGCGACGTTGACAGCTATTGCGAGAACCGCACAGAAGACAAGGCGCGCACCTCCAATGGCTACAACGGCTTCCTCTCGCCCGACTCAAACAAGGTCCGCCGTCAGCTTGGCGAGCGTTGGCTTGTCGCGGAATACCAACCAGGCGACGCGGTCGTCTTCTGCATGGATTTAGTCCATGGTGGATTGGACAACCGCTCCAATCGCCTGCGCCTGTCCTCCGATTCGCGCTACCAACTCGCCAGCGAGCCTGTAGACGAGCGCTGGATCGGCGAAAACCCGCCCGGCCACGGCTCTGCAGGCAAGCGCGGGCGCGTTTGTTGA
- a CDS encoding pyrroloquinoline quinone-dependent dehydrogenase — protein MNWLAVGLLACFAIAGWSQTGARKRIEPGWPEYGGTLEGQRYSAAAQINRRNVAQLRQVWSLDVRQYEGDRPRGSFEATPVLWRGALFLTTPKDVVLAVDATTGKVLWTFDPGVKDADVHYIGTSRGVAVWHDRHGGATCSDRVLVATLDRRLIALDARTSATCKGFGNAGAVDLSVGLYLPNKDYLYYTSPPVVVGDRVILGSSIADNQNIDTPSGAVRAFDVRSGKPLWEWEPLASVNGPGPHKSGAGNAWAPLAADAEHDLVFVPTSSPSVDYFGGMRPGDNRDADSIVALRASTGEKVWAFQLVHHDLWDYDTASQPLLFMWHRKVPAVAVMNKTGMIYVFNRLNGEALFPIEERSVPQSDIAGEQTWPTQPFSAVEPLLSMQFKVDQMAATDASDQDFCERLMKDVRYEGPFTPPSMAGTVIYPASLGGPNWGSGAFDPTTGVMYVRVNSMAYLVWLSEGAPKGAEKSSTSPRDQLKSGLFRPPDAALGGGGMLMGGTPYAVNMAALVGPNGTPCGGAPYGRVVATDLNTGKQVWSVTHGRMAGRAGSIGMGGPVVTAGGLVFVGASRDAFLRAYDAATGRELWEGQLRAPATGTPMTYLVKRRQFLVVATGSDDGKQPDRLVAFGLK, from the coding sequence ATGAACTGGTTAGCTGTGGGCTTGCTGGCCTGTTTCGCAATCGCTGGCTGGAGCCAAACCGGTGCCCGGAAAAGGATTGAGCCGGGATGGCCGGAGTACGGCGGAACGCTCGAAGGCCAGCGGTACTCGGCTGCAGCGCAGATCAACCGCCGCAATGTCGCGCAGCTCCGGCAGGTCTGGTCGCTGGACGTCCGCCAGTACGAAGGAGACAGGCCGCGCGGCAGCTTCGAGGCGACTCCGGTGCTCTGGCGAGGAGCGCTCTTCCTGACGACGCCCAAGGATGTGGTGCTTGCTGTCGATGCCACGACCGGAAAGGTACTGTGGACATTCGACCCCGGTGTGAAGGATGCAGATGTCCACTACATCGGGACCTCTCGCGGCGTGGCGGTGTGGCATGACCGGCACGGCGGTGCAACGTGCTCCGATCGCGTGCTCGTGGCTACATTGGATCGGCGGCTGATTGCCCTCGATGCGCGAACCAGCGCAACGTGCAAGGGGTTTGGCAACGCCGGCGCAGTCGACCTTAGCGTTGGTCTGTACCTGCCGAACAAGGACTATCTGTACTACACGTCGCCGCCGGTGGTGGTTGGAGATCGAGTGATCCTCGGCTCATCGATCGCGGACAACCAGAACATCGACACGCCTTCCGGTGCGGTACGCGCGTTTGATGTGCGTTCCGGTAAACCGTTGTGGGAGTGGGAGCCCTTGGCTTCGGTGAACGGGCCGGGGCCGCACAAGAGTGGAGCGGGAAATGCCTGGGCGCCGCTGGCCGCGGACGCCGAGCATGACTTGGTGTTCGTACCGACGAGCAGTCCCTCAGTGGACTACTTCGGCGGCATGCGGCCCGGCGATAACCGCGATGCCGACTCCATCGTGGCGCTGCGAGCGTCAACGGGCGAGAAGGTGTGGGCGTTTCAGCTTGTTCACCACGACCTCTGGGACTACGACACGGCGTCGCAGCCGCTCCTGTTCATGTGGCACCGAAAGGTGCCTGCGGTTGCAGTGATGAATAAGACGGGCATGATTTATGTGTTCAATCGCCTCAATGGCGAGGCGCTGTTCCCCATCGAAGAACGTTCCGTTCCGCAGAGCGATATCGCGGGAGAGCAGACCTGGCCGACGCAGCCGTTTTCTGCAGTCGAGCCGCTGTTATCCATGCAGTTCAAAGTGGATCAGATGGCAGCCACTGATGCTTCCGATCAGGATTTTTGTGAGCGGCTCATGAAAGACGTCCGGTACGAAGGCCCGTTCACGCCTCCTTCGATGGCGGGGACGGTGATCTATCCGGCGTCGCTGGGTGGGCCGAACTGGGGGTCCGGGGCTTTTGATCCGACGACCGGTGTGATGTACGTGCGGGTGAACTCGATGGCGTACCTGGTGTGGCTGAGCGAGGGCGCACCGAAGGGTGCAGAGAAGAGCTCAACGAGCCCGCGAGATCAGCTGAAATCAGGCCTGTTTCGGCCGCCGGATGCAGCGCTGGGGGGTGGGGGGATGTTGATGGGGGGAACGCCGTATGCCGTAAATATGGCGGCGCTGGTCGGGCCGAATGGGACGCCGTGTGGTGGCGCGCCTTATGGGCGGGTTGTAGCGACCGACCTGAACACGGGGAAGCAGGTGTGGTCGGTGACGCATGGGAGGATGGCGGGGCGGGCGGGGTCGATTGGGATGGGTGGGCCAGTGGTGACAGCGGGTGGGCTGGTGTTTGTGGGTGCGTCGAGGGATGCGTTCCTGCGGGCCTACGACGCGGCGACCGGACGGGAGTTGTGGGAGGGGCAGTTGCGGGCTCCGGCAACCGGGACGCCGATGACCTACCTGGTGAAGAGGCGGCAGTTTCTGGTCGTGGCGACGGGCTCGGATGATGGCAAGCAGCCGGATCGATTGGTGGCATTTGGGTTGAAATGA
- a CDS encoding lysophospholipid acyltransferase family protein, giving the protein MPSNEFLQPEEHVAATEAPRKVVGVGLRWLTYLLVWPLIGVATAFFGSISLVAGLWDRSGRQQHDIARVWARVLLRVALSPVVVEGMERLQPLRREGSHRPLAVYASNHLSYYDTPMLFAKLPFQFRILAKASLWKLPFIGWYLQRSGQVPIDQSSARAGVASLMRGVKTLEAGMPLMLFPEGGRSATGELKPMVSGAAWMAIKAQVPLVPLTLIGTYELLPIHTYTLRPRPLKLVIGEPISTAGLTTRDADALTKRLRAVIHETYVAHHG; this is encoded by the coding sequence ATGCCGTCCAACGAATTCCTGCAGCCGGAAGAGCACGTCGCGGCGACCGAAGCTCCGCGCAAGGTTGTGGGCGTCGGGCTTCGCTGGCTGACGTACCTGCTTGTGTGGCCTCTGATTGGGGTCGCAACGGCGTTCTTCGGGTCCATCTCGCTGGTTGCGGGCCTTTGGGACAGGTCCGGCCGACAGCAGCACGATATCGCGCGAGTGTGGGCGCGGGTGCTGCTGCGAGTTGCGCTGTCACCGGTTGTAGTCGAGGGGATGGAGAGGCTGCAGCCGCTGCGGCGCGAAGGCAGCCACCGGCCGCTGGCGGTGTATGCGTCGAATCATCTGAGCTATTACGACACGCCAATGCTGTTTGCGAAGCTGCCGTTTCAGTTCCGGATTCTGGCGAAGGCGTCGTTGTGGAAGCTGCCGTTCATTGGGTGGTATCTCCAGAGGTCGGGACAGGTGCCGATTGATCAGAGCTCGGCGCGCGCGGGTGTGGCGAGCCTGATGCGCGGGGTGAAGACGCTGGAAGCAGGTATGCCGCTGATGCTGTTTCCGGAGGGTGGGCGCTCGGCTACCGGCGAGCTGAAGCCGATGGTGTCGGGCGCGGCATGGATGGCGATCAAGGCGCAGGTGCCGCTGGTGCCACTGACGTTGATCGGAACATATGAGCTGCTGCCGATTCACACCTACACGCTGCGGCCGCGGCCGTTGAAGCTGGTGATCGGAGAGCCGATCTCGACGGCCGGGCTGACGACACGGGATGCGGATGCACTGACAAAGCGGCTGCGGGCGGTGATTCATGAGACGTACGTCGCGCACCACGGCTAG
- the ruvA gene encoding Holliday junction branch migration protein RuvA, translating to MIAHLRGQILSKSPSSVILDCNGVGYELAISVTTFTDLGDQGAEAKLHVHTHVREDALALFGFSELTEKRLFEKLLTISGIGPKLALTVLSGISAERLVGAIRGGDHATLTKIPGIGKKTAERVVLELKDKLDDMTGVAPQQTAAPSLGAVADDVLSALVNLGYPRPVAQKAVEAAAKDSAVAGDFEKLFRASMSAVR from the coding sequence GTGATTGCACATCTTCGCGGACAGATTCTTTCGAAGTCGCCCAGCTCGGTCATTCTTGATTGCAACGGCGTTGGTTATGAGCTCGCCATCTCGGTGACGACGTTCACGGACCTCGGCGACCAAGGGGCGGAGGCGAAGCTGCATGTGCATACCCATGTGCGCGAGGATGCGCTGGCGCTGTTCGGGTTCTCCGAACTGACGGAGAAGCGGCTGTTCGAGAAGCTGCTGACGATCTCGGGGATTGGGCCGAAGCTGGCGCTGACGGTTCTCAGCGGGATTTCGGCTGAGCGGCTGGTGGGAGCCATTCGCGGTGGAGACCATGCGACGCTGACGAAGATTCCAGGGATCGGGAAGAAGACCGCGGAGCGCGTGGTGCTGGAGCTGAAGGACAAGCTGGACGACATGACGGGCGTCGCCCCGCAGCAGACTGCGGCGCCGTCGCTCGGGGCGGTGGCGGATGATGTGTTGTCCGCGCTGGTGAACCTGGGCTATCCGCGGCCGGTGGCGCAGAAGGCGGTCGAAGCCGCGGCGAAGGACAGCGCGGTAGCGGGGGATTTCGAGAAGCTGTTCCGGGCGTCGATGTCTGCGGTGCGCTAG
- a CDS encoding sulfatase-like hydrolase/transferase, with protein sequence MNRRDFVKSAGASGVASLVKNNKSVAAGRSKSANPRQVVIILGESVRYDMLHCYRDTGLKTPNLDRLAAAGCRFDKAYNCQPVCAPARSSIWTGLYPHSNGVWGNSMPVGETEHSIGKRLHDKGIHCAFMGKWHLSGTDYFDTGIPAPGWDPAYWYDMRTYLNELSPEDRVRSRDPKTARDGSWTADKCYGHRVTNRAVDFLTNHTGEDYLLVAAYDEPHGPSLCPREYIDMYEQYQFPRSVNVDDSLENKPVEQRIWADGRLNKTQPPIHMPQFFGAHTFIDHEIGRLLDEIEKSAPGALIIYTSDHGVFLESHRLTDKGPVMYEEITHVPFLVSWPGHTPPKSTSSSLVSHIDLNGTLMEFFGFDIPKTLQGNSMLALLRDPAAKVRDEVFIEWGRYEVDHDGFGGYQPIRCVCDGRYKLSINLLVTDELYDLQTDPSEMNNLIDSGEHAAIRNGLHDKLLDWMNTSRDPFRGYYWGRRAWRPEFPEKWENAGMTRQREDDGYLPRELDYDTGLTMVKATRSK encoded by the coding sequence ATGAATCGCAGGGACTTCGTAAAATCGGCTGGCGCGAGTGGAGTCGCTTCCTTGGTCAAGAACAATAAGTCAGTTGCTGCAGGCAGAAGCAAGTCCGCGAATCCGCGGCAGGTGGTCATCATCCTCGGTGAGTCGGTTCGCTACGACATGTTGCATTGCTACCGGGACACTGGCCTCAAGACCCCGAATCTCGACCGGCTCGCGGCTGCGGGCTGCCGGTTCGACAAGGCCTACAATTGCCAGCCGGTGTGCGCACCGGCCCGTTCCTCTATCTGGACCGGCCTATATCCGCACTCCAACGGAGTCTGGGGAAACAGTATGCCGGTCGGGGAGACCGAGCACTCCATCGGCAAGCGGCTGCACGACAAGGGAATCCATTGCGCCTTCATGGGCAAATGGCATCTCAGCGGGACCGATTACTTCGACACGGGCATTCCCGCACCGGGCTGGGATCCGGCTTACTGGTATGACATGCGCACCTATCTCAATGAGCTTTCGCCCGAAGACAGGGTGCGTTCGAGAGATCCGAAAACTGCGCGAGACGGCTCCTGGACCGCCGACAAATGTTATGGCCACCGCGTCACGAATCGCGCTGTTGATTTTCTGACCAATCACACCGGTGAAGACTATCTCCTCGTCGCCGCATACGACGAGCCACACGGTCCTTCCTTATGCCCGCGCGAATATATCGACATGTACGAGCAATATCAGTTCCCGCGCAGCGTCAACGTGGACGATTCCCTGGAGAACAAGCCGGTTGAACAACGGATTTGGGCGGATGGCCGCCTCAACAAAACGCAACCACCCATTCACATGCCCCAATTCTTTGGTGCCCATACATTCATCGATCACGAAATCGGCCGGCTGTTGGATGAAATCGAGAAGTCTGCTCCCGGTGCGCTCATCATCTATACGTCGGATCATGGCGTGTTTCTCGAATCTCATCGGCTGACAGATAAGGGTCCGGTGATGTACGAGGAGATCACGCACGTCCCCTTTCTGGTGAGCTGGCCCGGACATACGCCACCGAAAAGCACCTCAAGCAGTCTCGTGTCACACATCGACCTCAACGGCACATTGATGGAATTCTTCGGCTTCGATATCCCGAAGACTCTCCAGGGAAACAGCATGCTGGCCCTGCTTCGAGACCCGGCGGCGAAGGTGCGCGACGAAGTGTTCATCGAGTGGGGACGCTACGAGGTCGATCACGACGGATTCGGTGGATATCAACCGATCCGCTGCGTTTGCGACGGACGTTACAAACTCTCCATAAACCTGCTCGTGACCGACGAACTGTACGATCTGCAGACCGACCCGAGTGAGATGAATAATCTGATCGACTCCGGAGAACACGCTGCAATCCGGAATGGGTTGCACGACAAGTTGCTGGATTGGATGAACACGTCTCGCGACCCGTTTCGCGGATACTACTGGGGCCGCAGGGCCTGGCGGCCCGAGTTTCCGGAGAAATGGGAGAACGCGGGAATGACGCGTCAACGGGAAGATGACGGGTATCTGCCGCGCGAACTCGACTATGACACGGGTCTCACAATGGTCAAGGCGACGCGGTCGAAGTAG
- a CDS encoding LamG domain-containing protein yields the protein MKLLAAAILSLAIPCSAQQAISWRFDNLTRIGGTPVTTIGNPQVVDTSIGKAIHFEGHGNTNSDPDTGNPTGDALFLNTAPLTGDSTYTFEVLFRPSSKGAPAQRFFHMQDQNSPSRRMFEIRIVNNQWCLDTVGIDLRGGPEQHGVILACDAPHLHPLDRWYAVAATYDGKTLRGYVDGELQGQITITLAPLPPGTTSVGTRIDKRDFFTGEIYSARFTRTVLPPADFLKVPASPTR from the coding sequence ATGAAGCTCCTCGCCGCCGCAATTCTTTCCCTCGCCATTCCTTGCTCCGCTCAGCAAGCGATCAGCTGGCGCTTCGACAACCTCACCCGAATCGGCGGCACACCCGTCACCACCATCGGCAATCCGCAGGTCGTCGACACATCCATCGGCAAGGCCATCCATTTCGAGGGCCACGGAAACACAAACAGTGATCCAGACACCGGCAACCCCACCGGCGATGCGCTCTTCCTGAACACCGCTCCGCTCACCGGTGACTCCACTTATACCTTCGAAGTCCTCTTCCGCCCATCTTCGAAAGGCGCCCCGGCCCAGCGCTTCTTCCACATGCAGGACCAGAACTCGCCATCGCGCCGCATGTTCGAGATCCGCATCGTCAACAACCAATGGTGTCTCGACACCGTCGGCATCGATCTCCGCGGCGGCCCCGAACAGCATGGCGTCATTCTCGCCTGCGACGCCCCGCATCTCCATCCGCTCGATCGCTGGTACGCCGTCGCCGCCACCTACGACGGCAAAACCCTCCGCGGATATGTCGATGGCGAGCTCCAAGGCCAGATCACCATCACCCTCGCGCCGCTGCCGCCCGGCACCACCTCGGTCGGCACACGCATCGACAAGCGCGACTTCTTCACCGGCGAAATCTACTCCGCCCGCTTCACCCGCACCGTTCTGCCACCGGCAGATTTCCTGAAAGTGCCCGCTTCACCGACGCGTTAG
- the accD gene encoding acetyl-CoA carboxylase, carboxyltransferase subunit beta, producing MTWFKRDEHEIVPPSDHEVRTEGLWTKCPQCGKPIWNADLEANLQVCPYCSNHFKIGARERIEMLLDPGYELVDGDLRSTDPLNFSDLKPYKARLQQAQKKTGLNDAIVNAVGKINGLDVVVSAMEYSFIGGSMGAVVGETIARAVDRALESRTPLIIVSASGGARMMEGIASLMQLAKISAALAKLDEARIPYISLMTDPTTGGVTASFAMLGDLNIAEPGALIGFAGPRVIEQTIRQKLPEGFQRSEFLLEHGFLDAIVSRKELKAYLANAIDWMSHREVVELESAAPADTTAAAAD from the coding sequence ATGACCTGGTTCAAGCGCGACGAACACGAGATTGTCCCGCCCTCCGACCACGAGGTTCGAACGGAGGGGCTCTGGACCAAGTGCCCGCAATGCGGCAAGCCCATCTGGAATGCGGACCTTGAGGCTAACCTGCAGGTTTGTCCTTACTGCAGCAATCATTTCAAGATAGGCGCGCGTGAACGGATCGAGATGCTTCTTGACCCCGGCTATGAGCTTGTGGACGGCGACCTGCGCTCGACCGACCCGCTCAACTTTTCTGATCTGAAGCCATACAAGGCACGCCTGCAACAGGCGCAGAAGAAGACCGGCCTGAATGACGCCATCGTGAATGCGGTTGGCAAGATCAATGGGCTGGATGTCGTTGTCTCCGCGATGGAGTACAGCTTTATTGGCGGATCGATGGGCGCGGTGGTGGGCGAAACCATTGCACGCGCCGTAGACCGCGCTTTGGAGAGCCGCACACCGCTGATTATCGTGTCAGCGTCTGGCGGCGCGCGCATGATGGAGGGCATCGCCTCGCTTATGCAGCTTGCCAAGATCTCTGCTGCCCTGGCGAAGCTGGACGAAGCACGGATTCCCTACATCTCGCTGATGACCGACCCGACAACTGGCGGCGTGACAGCCAGTTTTGCGATGCTAGGCGATCTGAATATTGCGGAACCGGGCGCGCTGATCGGCTTCGCCGGGCCGCGCGTGATTGAGCAGACAATCCGGCAGAAGCTGCCTGAGGGATTCCAACGCTCGGAGTTCCTTCTGGAGCACGGATTCCTGGATGCGATTGTGTCGCGCAAAGAGCTTAAGGCGTATCTTGCGAATGCGATCGACTGGATGAGCCACCGCGAGGTTGTGGAACTGGAAAGCGCAGCTCCCGCGGACACGACCGCCGCCGCAGCCGATTAG